The Theileria annulata chromosome 2, complete sequence, *** SEQUENCING IN PROGRESS *** genomic sequence GTCCTCGCCGGGGTCAAAATTATCCACGATATCACTAAAAGTTTCATCGTAGTCGTAAAGTTTCTGTATTCTATTACTGTATTTAAGAGGAAGGTTggattttataaaaaaaagATTGTTGGAATATGGGCTGGTTCTCAGAGTAATACAGCAACAAAAACTCAGAAATAATGACAACAAAATCATTGCGATATAAAAAAGAACTAATTTTACTTTTCAGCCAAATATtccaaataataaacaaattctTAAATGTATTCAGTAGTTAGTAAAACCCAATTTATGTGTATAACCATCCTTCCTCAGGATTCCTAACATAAATCACaactttaaatattaattccaCTATACCAGAAGGaattaacaatatatatagaaGAATTTTGTTAGTAGGCTGATAAGCACTTAATAAAGCGCGGCATGGATAAAATGAACATTAAAGAATatctaatttaataaattagtttaCAAAAATGTGAggattaattttaacaatttttaacttGATGTGTATTTGATTTTACTTGAAGTTTTATGGAATCTTGGGGTTTACCAAATTGGGAGATATACCAACTGAGATAGTTTATTTTGTACAATACTTGTAAAATGTATggaatttaaattttttataaagaCTTTTCcatttaatgttttaagATTCAGCGGGAAGCTTTTCCAATCATCCCTACGCCTCTTCTTTCTCATTTTCAAATACATTTTCAGGTCGACAACTGACCTGTATGCAAACATTCTCGACAGTTTAAAAAGGCCTTGTGAAAACATTTTAATCCTTGGGCCTAGGAACTCCGGTAAAAGCTCCCTTCTCTATCGCATTAAACTTTCCGAATTTATCTCAACGGTATTTTCTAATCACTACTATATATTTCTGAACATTaagttttatttatatGGATTAGAGTGCTACTGGGTCAAGTATTGAAGAAGAACTATATTTGTGTCGGTTTTGTCTTGTTTCTTCCGCAATTTGTGGCCACCCTAAACTTCAAGAATATGATAAAGTTAAGGTCAGACTTTATGAACTCGGTTATAATGATCCCATTTCAACCTATCAACAACAAATACAAGTATGTTTTCTACCACTATCTATACCTCTAGCCTTCATTAATACTCCTtataattctattaataatgttgTAGATATGTAATAAGATAATATATGTGGTTGACAGTTTCGGCGATTTCAGATACTCTGAGATAAACAAGGAAATTTTAACCATGATTTCTGAACATAGTTATCATCACAATCTCCCCAAATATGTTATATTCCTCGCCAAAAATGTATTACTCAAACTCAGTCATTATGTTCAGGACATCTTCGGAGGAATGAATTACAATTCCATTAGAAAAGCACTTGAAATTCCTGAACAACTTAACAATAGGCTAGTTTCCACTTATCCGCTACTTAACACCTTTATATCATATGTAcatagtataataattatttagattAAGGATTGTTAAAGGAAGTTCAATAACCGGTGAGGGAGTGTTTGAATCACTTTCGTTTTTGTTATTTGATAATggagaaaataataaaaatgagaaaaatgatttaattgtactataatattctatttcaaatatttcTATACATGGATAGATTAATTTTGAGTTAAAAATGACAAAAAGAGCGTATTTTCAGTGAGTAGGAGTTGATTCTAAAACAATTTGGGACTAATCCAACTACCTTGTCCAAAAATTTCTTTATGGTAAAAGTGTCcaaatattctttataatctgaatgattttattaacatttgtTTAACCTGATATGTCTCCTTCGGCCTATACATTATTACGTATACATATTTAAAACTATAcatttaattcttttaaaCCTTCTGTTGGACTTGTAGCTTTAACTTTTGATCGAATTGGTGATAAAATGATTATTGAGAAAAATGGAAGAAAGAACGCTGAAAAGTTCATGAGAAAATTTAACTGAAAAGGAATTAATTAGagaaaacaaaatattcattaaataataataatagtttttcgaaaataattaaatgtgtatttaGAATTAGGATATATTcgataatatttattgtgGTGTTGTCGTTGAGGTAAATGGAGACTAAAAAGGtaacacatttatatattggGCGGaaaatagttttaaataGTCTCATTTAATTGTTAGAAGTTCTCGTCTCCCACAGCTTTGGCTGTTTCTCCTCCCAAATTAACCTTCCACAGGAGAATCGCCAGAGGTGCTTTCGGAGTTGTTTATCTAGTTTCTGATGATACTGGAACTCAGTTCGCCGTTAAAAGATcaaaaaaattgttattcCATAAACaatctattatatatttagttatataccattTAAGTTGTTCACTAGTTTTACCTTTTTATTCCCTAGttacataatatttatgtatataatataatgtgTTGAAAGTGGTAAGAAGAGATCTCGTGAACTGGTGAATTTGGGGATTTGTAAGGATGCAAAAAACGTGGTGAAGTACTTTGGGAGTTTTTACACAATTGACCCATGCGGTAACTTTATCCAGAATTTGGTTCTAGAACACCTTCCCTACAACTTCAGGGCATATCTAAGGATGATAAAGTGTGAGATGAACAAGAACTTTAACTCCATTAACCAAACTGACTATCAAACTAATTCACAAACTAATTACCAAACCACTTACCAAAACATTATTCGGTACACTTTCAGTGATTGTCCTTGTCCAATTAATCAAACACAATATACTAACCTTAATAATCAACCAAATAGTATTATTCAACTGAGTTGTGTAAATCAACCTGGTACAAATAATCAGTTGAGTGGTGTGAATCCTGGACTTGGGATTTACACAGATTTATGTAACAAgttaatttacattttgAGGTATATTATGGAAACTATCAATTGTTTAGAAACGTTTGTGTTGGTATTAAAGAAATACATGATCGAGGATTAATACACCGAGATTTGAAACCTGATAATATCTTAGTATGTTCCTCAAGTGTTAATTTTGGATAGATTGATAATGTTATTAATCCTCAAGAAATTAGGATCTGTGATCTAGGTTATTCTACTATACATCAACTATATAACACTATATTACTATACTTAGTATATACATGTATATATGTATAGTAGTataagtataataatatattgtataatgAATTGAAATAGGATCAGCTAAAAAGAATAATAGTTTAACTAATGATGAATGTTATAAGAAATCAACACCATACATTTGTTCCAGATGGTACAGAGCACCTGAATTACTTTTGGGATCGACTCATTACGGGGTTACCTTTTACACTTATTTACTCACTTATATCTTGGATTACTCTTTAGAAAACTTTATAGCTTATTTAGGAACAAATAGACGCTTGGTGtatgtataaatatggattttattcattattttatcagCTTTTGGATGTATATGTGCCGAAGTATTACTCCTGAAGCCACTGTTCATACCACTAGTcaagtaatttaaatgagTAATTCTGTTTGTAGTTGTGATTCACAACAAGTCCTTAGGATTCTTGATATTCTAGGATCACCATCTAGGTAAACAGATTGATAGTGATACGGGATTAACATTGTTGGGAATATGTTAACTCGTGACAACAAAACCCTAACCTAAgttataataatgaatttgtaGATATGAATTggagaaaattttaaaaacagTTCCAAGAGAAGGAATAGTAAGATTAAAGGTTTAATTTGAGATATAGAAGGAGAAGGCAAAGGAGTTGTTTAAGGTGTATGAGTCGAGCAAGAAACttgatataataattgacAACTTATCAAAAGGGTAAAATAACAccaattataatattaaattaatggaCAGAAATTCAAAATTGGAAGCGATTGGATTAGTAGCAAAATCACTTCTCAGATGGTTCAAGAACTCTCTGTTTACATTGATTCAGGTATCCTAAGGATAGAATTTCAATATCAGAAGCTCTGgaaattttagataattgttaagttaatatatttcaataaataattattttttaagtactttttttaaactttatcGTGCACATTATGGAATCAACATCATTTTCTATTTCCATCATTTTTctacattttttaaatattttcaagtaattttcacaattttatattattaattttgtagaatttattttttaatgtttgtattacacatttttaaagCTAGTGTATGACTAATCAACATTAATTAcctttatatatttcataattaatgaaaaattgaatttttgaaaatatttatgaatGATTATAAGGAAATATCGCAGTTGGTTGGAAAAGATGGAACTCGTCCAAGTTCTAACTTGGACTCTTGTCGACTCCATTCTTTTTACTCGAATTTACCATTATATCGCAAGAAATATGACTGGAACATTCCTAAATGGACTGAGTCTGACCTTGTAAAGCTCCACAAACTGGTACGTACAACTGTAATTTTCCATTTATCCCATAAAATCGATGAATTAACCGACAAACTAACTTATATTGAGAATAAAAAAGTCTCTGATATACTTAACCTTCTTACTTCCAGACTACTTTATCTCATTTACCTCAACTTTGATTTCTCAATACTGGCCAGAAACTTGGCTAATCTTGTAAGAAGTGATAAGTATAACGAGTTTTTAAATGGTTTACATCATTCCAGTGTTTACAAGGTGTTTGAGAACATTTACTTACCTAACAGGCCTAAATTTCAGGGAATTGATCTTTCTGTTTTCTGGGACTCAATTGCCAGTTCCTTTAACTCTGATCTTAAAGGCACTATGGCTACCAAGTTGTCAACTGATTGCTgtatcaaatttatcaactCAACCAGCTCTGGTGTTCTTCTCACTGATGTATCACCTTCAGATTTTCAAAGAATTGAACAATTTCTCACACAAACTCACAATTCCAATAAGTATCTTTCTACACTAATTTCACAGGATATCATATATTgagttatatagttattcAATTAGGTTTAGAATAgcta encodes the following:
- a CDS encoding adp-ribosylation factor, putative (chr2.C.cand.53 - PF00025 ADP-ribosylation factor family); amino-acid sequence: MEFKFFIKTFPFNVLRFSGKLFQSSLRLFFLIFKYIFRSTTDLYANILDSLKRPCENILILGPRNSGKSSLLYRIKLSEFISTSATGSSIEEELYLCRFCLVSSAICGHPKLQEYDKVKVRLYELGYNDPISTYQQQIQICNKIIYVVDSFGDFRYSEINKEILTMISEHSYHHNLPKYVIFLAKNVLLKLSHYVQDIFGGMNYNSIRKALEIPEQLNNRLVSTYPLLNTFISYVHRSSITGEGVFESLSFLLFDNGENNKNEKNDLIVL
- a CDS encoding uncharacterized protein (1 probable transmembrane helix predicted for TA15405 by TMHMM2.0 at aa 58-80) is translated as METKKKFSSPTALAVSPPKLTFHRRIARGAFGVVYLVSDDTGTQFAVKRSKKLLFHKQSIIYLVIYHLSCSLVLPFYSLVT
- a CDS encoding uncharacterized protein (1 probable transmembrane helix predicted for TA15405 by TMHMM2.0) produces the protein MIKCEMNKNFNSINQTDYQTNSQTNYQTTYQNIIRYTFSDCPCPINQTQYTNLNNQPNSIIQLSCVNQPGTNNQLSGVNPGLGIYTDLCNKLIYILRYIMETINCLETFVLVLKKYMIED